The following DNA comes from Anaerolineae bacterium.
GCCCGCGCCCGGGGACGCCATGATGTTCAGAGCCAGAGTGTCAGTCTCGTCCAGCAACGCCCGGTTTGAGGCAGCTACGCTAGCACTGCTCGCTATTACCGAGCGCCCCACTTCGATCACTCTCGCCAACCCAGTCTCCTACTCCACTTCGATGGATTCAACTCGGAACTCCTCGCCCTCCAGCACATCGGCGAATACCTCGCCGCACCCCGGGCAGCGAAAGTCTCGCGATTGGGGCCGGTACACGCGCCCACAACCCCTGCACCTGGCCAACGCCGGCACTGATCGGAATCGCAGAAGCGCGCGCTCGGCCGGCGTGCCCCTGGTCACGAACTGCCAAAAGAACTCCACCGACTCCCGCACTACGGGGGAGAGCTCGCCCAACGCCAGGTCGACCGCTGCAACCCGGTCGGCCCCAACTCTCTCCGTTTCGTTCAGGACTACCCTGAGGACTTCCTCTGTGACGGCAAGCTCGTGCATCCTGTTGACTAACCCTCGTCCATAAGGATACCATGGCGGGCACTATGACAGCACCATACTGCATTGAGCTCGATCCTCACCGGCCATTGGCCATGCCCGCCGGCCTCCAGCCCGGGTCTCTTCTGTCAACGGCAATCTCGGTGTATGCAGAGGTGCTAGCTCTGGATGGAGCCAGCCCGAACACCGTCTCGGCCTTCGAGGCCGATCTCCGGCTGTTCGCCGAGAGCGTAGGGCCAGACCTACCCGTAGAGGAGGTGGACGCCGAGCACGTGGAGCGCTTCCGCCAGTTCCTGGCAACGGAGCGCGACGTTCCTTGCAGTCCCGCCTCTCTCAGGCGCCGGCTGACGGCGGTCCAGTCGCTGTTCCGCTTCCTGGTCGAAGAGGGGGTGGTGGCCACCAACCCCGTGGAATCAGCGACGGCGGGCTCCCCCACAGGCCAGCCACGGGCGGCCGAACCGCTGAGGCAGGACGAGATCGAGTCGCTGATGTCGGCGGCTCGGGCTGAAGCAGCGGAGGGTGACTGGCGGCCCCTGCTCCTCCTCTCCCTGCTGCTCAGCACCGGCATCTCCAAGGCCGAGTGCCTCTCGCTGCGAGCGGAGGACCTGGACTTGGAGGCGAGCACGATCACCGTGGGGAGGCCAGCGCGAAGTCGGTGCTTGCCCCTGTCGGCGGAAGCTCGAGAAGCCTTCCTGGGGTATCGTCGATCCTATCCGGTGGAGGGGCGGCTATTTGGTTGCACTGGTCGGAACCTGGAGTACGTCCTGGCGGCGACCGGCCGGCGCGCGGGGCTCAGTCGCAACCCATCCTTCAGAATCTTGCGTGCTACGGTCGCTGCCGGCTTGCTGCGCCAGGGGGAAACCAGACAGACCGTCATAGACAAGCTAGGGATCAGCTCTCACACGTGGCCAGCCCTGCGCCGACGCCTTGCCAAGGGTGGCGGCGTCACCGAGTGATAGGCAGCATCACCCGGTACACCGCCTGGTAACGGTAGAGCTGTGCCTTGATGCCGCCATCCCATCCACCCACGGCGTACAGCGTGGTGTCGTCGGCCACTACGCCCATATTGCGCCAGGCCCCAGTCACAGGCATCTCCCACTGCTGCCAGGCCGCCTGGCCCACTACCAGGCGCTCGCAGAAGGCGGTGGGCGCCATCCACCCTCCTCCGACGACGAAGATAGTGTCGCCTATGGAAACGGCGCCCAGGCCTGCTCTGGGTTCGGCCATAGAGGGCCCGGCCTCCCACCGCCCGGGGCCGTCCTCGTCCGGGGCGAATACGTCCACCCTGTCCAGAACCTGGCGCCCGTCGTAGCCGCCGATGACGTACAGCCTCCCCTGGGCCCAGACGGCAGCGGCATGGAGGCGAGCGTGAGGAAGGGGCGACAAGCGACGCCATACTTCGGCGCCCGGTTCCAGAACGTAGAGATCCGCCCGATACTGCCGGCCGTCCCACCCCCCGACGATGTAGATGGACGTGCCGTCGGTGGCCAGACCATAGGCGCACAGCTCTTCCGGCAGAGCCGGCCCGCGCCGCCAGCGGTCGGTCGCGGGGTCGTACACCTCCACCACCCGAGTGACCTGGCCGTCGGCCAATAGCCCACCGGGGACGTATACCTGTCCCCCTACCGCCACCGCCCCGATGTTACTGACCGGCGTCGGCTTGGGAGCCCCCAGGCGCCAGGTGTTGGTGGCAGTATCATATACCTCTACCGACCCGGTTATGCCCTCGGCGGTGTCTCCCCCCACCACCACTAGCTTGGTGCCTACGACGGCGGCCCCAAACCGATGCCGACCAGTAGGCATCTGGGCTGCCTCGGACCACCGCCCCACCTCTTCTCGCGAGTGCTCCGAGCCGGCGATGGCCGCCTGTTCCCGCAGCGGATCGGGCAGCGGCTCCACTGCCCGGGCCACCGGATGCCCGGGCCAGGCAACTACCGCTACTGACACCGCCAGCGCCAACACCAGCACCACTTTCTGCCACCATAGCACCGGAAGGGGTTCGGCCGAGTTGGCAGAAGCCCGAGCCCCTTTCGAGTCGGCCGCCGCGCGAGAGTGAACCAGCCCCATCTCGATAGCCAGCACAGTGGCCTCGGTCCGCGAACGCACCCCCATCTTGGCGAAGATGTTACGCAGGTGCACCTTGACCGTGCTCGCGCTTATGTCAAGCTCGGCCGCGATCTCCTTGTTGCTGGCTCCGGTGGCAACCAACGTAAGGATCTCTCGTTCCCGATCGCTCAGCTCCTCGCGCACGTCGCCCACCGCGTTGGCGCTCCTACCACTGTTCCACGCTGATGCTGACGTCGCCAATCTCTGCGTCCAGGCGTTCGTTCTCCAGCCAGAGCACGGCCTTGTTCAGCAGAGCTTCAGCGTAACGTCTGTCGTTCGACACGCACGCAATTCCTATGGAAGCCTGGTTCCAGGTGTCGAGGTCTCCCACCTCGGCCACAGAGACGTTGAACTTGCGCCGCATCCGCTGAACCACGGAGCGCACCACGTGCCTCTTGTCCTTGAGGGAGAAGGCATCCGGGATCATTAGGCTTACTGTGCACACTCCCACAACCACCTCTCTACCCTCCCCCAGCGCGCTGGCGTAGCTCGTCGAGTACGTACTGCAGCTCCTTGGGCAGAGGCGACTCCAGCGAGACGAGCTCTCCCGTGCCTGGGTCTCGGAATCGCAGGCCCGAGGCGTGAAGGAACTGCCGCTGGAGGCCCAGATCGTGATGGCCGCGGCCGTACAGTGGGTCGCCAGCAATGGGATGGCGCAGGGCAGCGAAGTGCACCCGAATCTGGTGGGTGCGGCCGGTGAGCGGGTGGGCGCGCACCAGGCTGTACTCCCCCAGTCTCTCCAGAGTCTCGTACTGGGTGCGCGCAGGCTTGCCGCCTCGTCGCAGCACCGCTTGCCGGCCACGGTGCTTAGGGTGCCTCCCCACCGGCGCGTTGATGACCCCCGCGTCGGGCGACGGAGCTCCCACTAGAAGCGCCAGGTAGGTCTTCCACACTTCGTGGCGGCGGAACTGCTCCTGCATTCCCCTCAGTCCTGCCATGGTGCGACCGAACACCACCAGGCCGGAGGTGTCCCGGTCTAGCCGGTGCACCACTCCCCGACGCTCCGGCGGGCCTACCTGCTGCACTTCGGGGTACCGCCACAGAAGGCCGTTAACCAGAGTACCGCTCCGGTCGTGGCTAGTTGGATGCACCAGCACTCCCGCAGGCTTGTCCACCACTACCACGTCAGCGCTTTCGTATACCACCTGAAGCTCTACAGGCTCCGGAGCAATGTCGGCGCTGACCGCGGCTGGCAGCCTGACCTCCACCTCGTCTCCCGCTTGCACTAGGAGGGCCGGCTTGCCGGGTCGGCCGTTCACCAGCACCGCCCCCTCCTCGATCAGCCGGCGGGCTTGAGAGCGAGAGAGGCTTGCCAGAGAGGCGGCCAGGTGCTGGTCCAGCCTACCTCCGCCTTCGGACACGACCCAGCGTCTGATCTCGGCAGCGCTCTCAGCCACAGTGCGGCCGCTGCTCGCCCAAAGCGGGCACCGGCTCAGGCTTCGCCGCCTCTCTTTGGTCCGTGAACAGCAGGTAGACCGCCAGGATGGTTACGCCGACGGAGACGGAGCTGTCTGCCACGTTGAAGATGGGCCAGAAGTGCAGGTGGATGAAGTCAACCACGTAGCCCGTGGTGAGGCGATCCACTAGGTTGCCGAGCGCCCCGCCCATGATCATGCCTATAGACAGGCGCACTAGGAAGTGCTGGACGGGCAGCCGGTCGTACCAGATGGTGAGGCCAATGACGACCGCCACCTTGACCAGGGCAAACAGCAGCCCTCCCTCGGGCAGCAAGCCGAACGCGGCACCGCTGTTGTGTATGTAAGTGAGTGTGAACCAGTTCTCGATTCCCTCGATCACCGTGACCGGCACCTCGAAGGGCAGCGTCCGCGCCACCCATATCTTGGTGAGGCGATCCAGAACGATGGTGGCCACCAAGGCCAGCACGGTGCTCCAGGGTAACAGAAGAGGTCGTCTTGCCAGGGGTGAATCTCCTCGAGACGATGACATCTCTATGCGTTGAGCGCATTGTACCGTCCTGCCAAAGGAGGGAGCAAGGCGGCCCCGCTCCCTCCTTAGTGCGCTTACGGCTGCAGCGCCTTACGCCCCGCTCACTGCTAGCGACAGCTCTTCGCCATCCAAGCGGAACACCTCTCGATGCGCTTCCTCGGGACCGGTTCCGCTCCGCAGCTCTCGGCTCAGCGTCTCCTGACGAATGTAGGGCCCATACCGCTCGAACACCGGAACCAGTGACCCGCCTGCCTGATAGTAGGTCACGATATGCTCCTCGATGCGGAATCCGGCCTGCTTGCGCATGTTCTGCACCCGCCGCACCACCTCCCGGGCCAGACCCTCCAGGCGTAGCTCTTCGGTAATCTCGGTGTCGACAGCCACGGCGTATCCCGCCTCCGAGGCTAGAGCCAACCCAGGTGCCGGCTCCATGCTCATCTCGACCTCATCAGGATGGAGCTCCACTTGCTGGCCGCCTACCTCGAGGCAGAGAACCCGTCCCTGCCTGAGAGCCTCCACCGCCTGCGGCTCTGTCAGCTCGGCCAGGGCGGCCTTGATGGCGGGAAACAAGCGGCCGAACTTGGGGCCAACCTTGGCGGGCACAGCACTGAAGTGATACGAGCCCAGCTCAGAGGCCGACTCGACCACCTCGATGGCCCTCACGTTCAGCTCATCCATGACCACGTCGCCCAGACGGTCGAGAGCTTGTCTCTCCTCTGCAGAGCGCAGCGCCACCAGCGCCCGCGTCAGCGGCTGGCGCAGCTTGATCCCGGCGCTGTTACGGGCCGCGTGGCCCAAGCTCACCAGCCGCATTGCCAGCGCCATGTCTGCCCGCAGCCCCTCATCTACCAGGGAGACGTCCGCCTGAGGGAAGTCACAGAGGTGGACGCTATCGGGCGCCGCTGGGTCCACCCGAGCAACAAGGTTTCGGTACATCTCCTCGGCAATGAAGGGGGTGAAGGGCGCTAGAAGCTTGGCCACCGTCACCAGACACTCGTACAGGGTAAGGTAGGCTGCCGCCTTGTCCCGGTCTGCCTCGCTCTTCCAGAAGCGCCGTCGGCTGCGGCGAACGTACCAGTTGCTGAGGTTGTCCACGAAACGCTCGATAGGCCGAGCCGCTGCGGGGACATCGTATCGGGCCAGCGCACCATCCACTGCCGCGGTCAGGCTGTGCAGCTCCGCCAACACCCAGCGATCGAGTTCGGGCCGCTCGGCCACGGGGACGTTGTTCTTAGCGGGGTCGAACCCGTCGATGTTGGCGTAGGTGACGAAGAACGAGTAGGTGTTCCACAGCGTCAGCAGAAACTCGCGTAATGCCACCCCCACCAGATCCATGGAGAAGCGACGCGGGTTGCCCGGCGGAGCGGCCGTGTACATGTACCAGCGCAGCGCATCGGCTCCGTGCTGCGAGACCACATCCTCCCACCGGACGACGTTGCCGCGGGACTTGCTCATCTTCTGTCCCTTGTCGTCCTGGATGTGGCCTAGACAGACTACGTTGCGGAAACACGCTTGCTCGAACAAGATGGTAGAGATGGCATGCAAGCTGTAGAACCAGCCCCGAGTCTGGTCCACCGCCTCGCAGATGAAGTCAGCCGGGAACTGCTCCTCGAATTGGGCCTGGTTCTCGAACGGGTAGTGCCACTGGGCCACGGGCATTGAGCCCGAGTCGAACCAGCAGTCTATCACCTCTGGCACCCGCCTCATGGTGCCACCGCAGCGGCAATCGTACACCACCCCGTCCACATTGGGACGATGCAGGTCCACTCCCGCGGCAAATACCTGATCGAATGTGCTCCCGGGCTTGGCCCGTAGCTCGTCGGTCCCGCCCACGCATTCGGTCTGTTCGCAGCGATCGCAGCGCCACACTGGCAGAGGCGTACCCCAGTAGCGGTCCCGGCTTAGAGCCCAGTCTATGTTGT
Coding sequences within:
- a CDS encoding hydrogenase maturation nickel metallochaperone HypA → MHELAVTEEVLRVVLNETERVGADRVAAVDLALGELSPVVRESVEFFWQFVTRGTPAERALLRFRSVPALARCRGCGRVYRPQSRDFRCPGCGEVFADVLEGEEFRVESIEVE
- a CDS encoding DUF503 domain-containing protein gives rise to the protein MVVGVCTVSLMIPDAFSLKDKRHVVRSVVQRMRRKFNVSVAEVGDLDTWNQASIGIACVSNDRRYAEALLNKAVLWLENERLDAEIGDVSISVEQW
- a CDS encoding tyrosine-type recombinase/integrase translates to MTAPYCIELDPHRPLAMPAGLQPGSLLSTAISVYAEVLALDGASPNTVSAFEADLRLFAESVGPDLPVEEVDAEHVERFRQFLATERDVPCSPASLRRRLTAVQSLFRFLVEEGVVATNPVESATAGSPTGQPRAAEPLRQDEIESLMSAARAEAAEGDWRPLLLLSLLLSTGISKAECLSLRAEDLDLEASTITVGRPARSRCLPLSAEAREAFLGYRRSYPVEGRLFGCTGRNLEYVLAATGRRAGLSRNPSFRILRATVAAGLLRQGETRQTVIDKLGISSHTWPALRRRLAKGGGVTE
- the lspA gene encoding signal peptidase II, with amino-acid sequence MLALVATIVLDRLTKIWVARTLPFEVPVTVIEGIENWFTLTYIHNSGAAFGLLPEGGLLFALVKVAVVIGLTIWYDRLPVQHFLVRLSIGMIMGGALGNLVDRLTTGYVVDFIHLHFWPIFNVADSSVSVGVTILAVYLLFTDQREAAKPEPVPALGEQRPHCG
- a CDS encoding isoleucine--tRNA ligase; its protein translation is MGQLFSEVSGHVSLPEMEERILEFWRKADVFRRSVRPDRRPWVFYEGPPTANGLPGTHHVMARVFKDLFPRYQTMKGRYVLRKGGWDTHGLPVELEVERQLGFSGKQQIEAYGVAEFNARCRESVFRYVEEWEQMTERIGFWIDMDDPYITMTNEYIESVWWILRRMWDKGLLYQGFKVVPYCARCGTPLSDHEVAQGYAETEDPSIYVRFRLADEEGVAFLVWTTTPWTLPGNVALAVHPDVDYVLAEVSEDGERLIVAAALAEELLGPHRVLRRMKGHDLVGRPYWPLYSFLQPKERAYYVVPADFVSTDEGTGIVHMAPAFGAEDLEVGQRYGLPVLQTVDAEGKFIEAVAPWHGMFVKDADPLIIRDLRERGLLQRETRLRHVYPFCWRCDRPLLYYARSSWFVRTTQYRDLLVELNRGINWVPEHIRDGRFGDWLENNIDWALSRDRYWGTPLPVWRCDRCEQTECVGGTDELRAKPGSTFDQVFAAGVDLHRPNVDGVVYDCRCGGTMRRVPEVIDCWFDSGSMPVAQWHYPFENQAQFEEQFPADFICEAVDQTRGWFYSLHAISTILFEQACFRNVVCLGHIQDDKGQKMSKSRGNVVRWEDVVSQHGADALRWYMYTAAPPGNPRRFSMDLVGVALREFLLTLWNTYSFFVTYANIDGFDPAKNNVPVAERPELDRWVLAELHSLTAAVDGALARYDVPAAARPIERFVDNLSNWYVRRSRRRFWKSEADRDKAAAYLTLYECLVTVAKLLAPFTPFIAEEMYRNLVARVDPAAPDSVHLCDFPQADVSLVDEGLRADMALAMRLVSLGHAARNSAGIKLRQPLTRALVALRSAEERQALDRLGDVVMDELNVRAIEVVESASELGSYHFSAVPAKVGPKFGRLFPAIKAALAELTEPQAVEALRQGRVLCLEVGGQQVELHPDEVEMSMEPAPGLALASEAGYAVAVDTEITEELRLEGLAREVVRRVQNMRKQAGFRIEEHIVTYYQAGGSLVPVFERYGPYIRQETLSRELRSGTGPEEAHREVFRLDGEELSLAVSGA
- a CDS encoding RluA family pseudouridine synthase — encoded protein: MAESAAEIRRWVVSEGGGRLDQHLAASLASLSRSQARRLIEEGAVLVNGRPGKPALLVQAGDEVEVRLPAAVSADIAPEPVELQVVYESADVVVVDKPAGVLVHPTSHDRSGTLVNGLLWRYPEVQQVGPPERRGVVHRLDRDTSGLVVFGRTMAGLRGMQEQFRRHEVWKTYLALLVGAPSPDAGVINAPVGRHPKHRGRQAVLRRGGKPARTQYETLERLGEYSLVRAHPLTGRTHQIRVHFAALRHPIAGDPLYGRGHHDLGLQRQFLHASGLRFRDPGTGELVSLESPLPKELQYVLDELRQRAGGG